A stretch of DNA from Catenulispora acidiphila DSM 44928:
CTGTCGGCGATGACGTAGTAGCCCGCGCTGGTCTCCTTCAAAGTGTGGGTGACGAGGACGTTCCACAGGCCCATGTTCTGGTTCGAGCCGTCGGCGTAGGTGTAGCCGCCGGACTGATAGGCCCGGCCCGCGACGGTCTGCGCATAGTTGCTCGCGGTGAAGCACGGCGCCGGCGCCGAGGATGAGGACGACGAGGACGGATGCGTGCTCGGCGTGCTCGTCGGCGACGACGGTGTGGTCGAGGGCGTGGTCGAGGGCGTGGTTGAGGGCGTCGTGGACGGCGTCGAGGTCGGCGGCGTCCCGGAATTCAGTCCCCAGAACGTCGCGGTGTAGTAGGACGAGCAGATGTAGCTCAGGAAGTACGCGCCGGTTGATCCGCACTGCGCGGTCCCGGAACCTGGATCCACCGCCAGACCGTGTCCCATTCCACTGATCGAGTACATCTCGACCGCGGGCTTCCCGTTTTTGTCGTTGTAGACCGACTCTGTCGTGCCGCCGCTGAGCGACTGCGTGCTCGACGCCGTCTGGCTGATGCCCCAGACGTTGGTCCACTGGTCGCGCAGTTCGGTGGCGTTGACCGGATAGACGGTGTAGTCCGCGCTTCCCTGCCAGATCGCGACGCGCGGCCACGGTCCGGTGTATCCGGGGTCTGAGTTGCGCACCTTGTCGCCCCACTGCGCCGGTGTGAAGTTCTGGTTGTTCATCTGACACGACGAGGCCGCCGTTTGCGTGGTGGCGCACTGTGCCGGCAGTCCGGAGTCGATCGCGCCGCCGGCGAAGACGTCCGGATAGTCGGCGAGCAGGTCGGCGGTCATTCCGGCGCCGGCGGACAGCCCGGTGACGAAGACCCGGTGCGAGTCCGAGCCGTAGTGGCTCTCGGCGTAGGACACCATTTGCGTGACGGACGCCGCCTCGCCCTTGCCGCGCGTGTCCTTCGTGGAGTCGAACCAGCTGAAGCAGGACAAAGAGTTGTTCGTGCTGGACGTCTGCGGGAACACCACCGCGAAGCCCCACTGGTCGGCGAGCTGCGACCAGCCGGAGTGGGTGTAGTAGTCGGAAGCGGTCTGGGTGCAGCCGTGCAGGGCGACCACAACAGGCGCGCCCTGAGGCAGTCCTTGCGGGACGTAGCTGTACATCGCCAGGTTTCCCGGGTTCGAGCCGAAACCAGTGACCTGATTCAGTGATGAGGCGGCGCGCGCGGGCGGAGCGCCGGAGGGGGCGAGGGTCAGGGCCGAGGCGGCCAGGGTGAGGAACGCGGCCGCGAGCGAGGCCAGGATGCCGCGTCGTCGGCCGGCTGTCCGGGGTGGTGCGGGGGTGGGGCTCGGGGTGGGGGTGTGGGGCATTGCGTAACCTCCCGTTCACCGATGGGGTGACGGGACCGTACTGCCGCTGATGGCTGCGTTCGATGTCTGCGCGCCCCATATTCACGGGGTGCGCAGTGGGGACGGCCCGGGGCCGGACCTTCAGGAGACCTTGCGACCGACCGCGGCGTAGGTGATCTGCTGGCGGTTCGCGGGGACCGGGCCGTCGGGGCGCCACTCGGCGAGCAGCACCAGCCCGGGGTCCACCAGCTCCACGCCCTTCAGCAGTGCCATGACTTCCGTCGAAGTGCGGACTCGGCAAGGCATCGACGAAGCCTGATACGCGGCCTGGACGGCGTCGCCCATCTCCGGGGCGAAGTCCGGCGTGCCGTGGCTGATCGCCAGGTAGCTGCCGGCGGGGACGACGTCCAGCAGGGCGCGGATCAGCTCGGCGGGGTTCTCGCTGTCCGGCAGGAAGTGCAGGATGCCGATCAGCAGCACCGCGACCGGCTGGGTGAAGTCGATGACGTCGGTCAGCGCCGGATCGGCGAGCAGCTTGGCGGGCTCGCGCGCGTCGGCGTGGATGAAGACGGTCCGGCCGTGATCCTGGTCGGCCATCAGGACGCGGGCGTGCGCCAGGACGATCGGATCGTTGTCGATGTAGGCGATGCGCGCGTCCGGCGCCACCTTCTGCGCGACCTCGTGGGTGTTCTCCTGCGTCGGCAGTCCGGTCCCGATGTCGATGAACTGCCGGATCCCGTTGCCCGCGAGGTAGCGCACCGCGCGACGCAGGTACTCGCGCTGCTCGCGACAGGTGTCGCGCATCCCTGGATTCCCCTTGAGGATCCGCGCCGCGGCCTCGCGGTCCGCCGGGAAGTTGTCCTTGCCGCCGAGGAAGAAGTCATAGACCCGGGCTATGTGCGCCACCGAGGTGTCGATGGTCGTGGGCAGCCAGTGCCCGACGCCCTCGACGCCCTCGACGCCCTCGGCGCCCTCGACGGCCCTGTGATGCTGGGCACTGTCAGACATGCGCACCTCCACCTCGACGGCCGGCCCCGCGGCGGCTCGTTGGGAAATCAGCCTACTGTGTCGGGAATCACGTCGCGGGGACGGTGTCCGCGGCGACGTCGACCACCCAGGTGACGCCGAACCGGTCGGTGAGCATGCCGTACGCCGGCGCCCAGGGCGAGGGCGCCAGCTCCTGCAGGACGGTCGCGCCTTCGGACAGCTTCTTCCAGACCGGCGTGACGGCTTCGAGGCTTTCGCCGCGTACTGATTCGAAGAACGGCGCGACGCCCTTGGCGTAGGGGCGGTCGGCGGGGACGTCGTAGGCCATGATCGCGAAGCCGCTGGGTGCGGTGACCTGGCCCCACATGATCTGGTCGGCTTCCTCGGGACGCTGCGCGGCGTTCATCGCGCCGTAGGTGATGACGGTCAGGTCGCCGTCGAAGACGTCGCGGTAGAACTCCAGGGCGGGGCGGGCGTCGCCGCGGAAGTTGATGTGGGTTGTGGACTTCAGGGTTGCGGTGTCGGTGGTGTTCATGGCGGCAACGTTCGCAGCAGTAGCGGCCAGGTTGTGTCCGCTATGTGCGGCATGATGGAAGACATGCCGAAGACCTCCGCACGGTTGTTGTCCCTGTTGTCGCTGTTGCAGGCGCGACGGGATTGGCCGGGCGCTGATTTGGCGGCGCGGCTGGAGGTGAGTCCGCGGACGGTGCGGCGTGATGTGGATCGGTTGCGGGAGCTTGGGTATCCGATCGCGGCGGTGAAGGGTCCGGATGGTGGGTATCGACTGGGAGCCGGTTCGGAGCTGCCGCCGCTGTTGTTCGACGACGAGCAGGCGGTGGCGCTTGCGGCGGCGTTGCAGACTGCGGTCGCCGCTGCCGCTCGCGTCCCCGGCATGGGGGAAGCCTCCATGCGCGCTTTGCAGACTGTGCGGCAGGTGATGCCAGCGCGATTGCGGCGGCGGGTCGACATGTTCCAAGTGACCGCGATCGGTCCTGCCGAGGGTGGCGGCGCCGATGTTGGAATGGACGTGCTGATGGCGCTCAGCGGGGCGGTGCATGCTCGCGAGGTGCTGCGTTTCGACTATGACGACGTGCTGCGGAAAGTGGAGCCGCACCATGTTGTCGCGCGGGGCGGACGGTGGTACCTCGTGGCGTGGGATCTCGATCGGGAGGACTGGCGCGTGTTTCGTGCCGACCGGATCAGCCCTCGTATTCCGACCGGTCCGCGGTTCACGCCGCGGGAGGTGCCCGGGGGCGACGTGGCGGCGTTTGTCACGAGTCGTTTTCAGGGCTCTGATGGTGCCGACGGCTGGCCTTGTCGCGGTGAGGTGATTCTGCACGCGCCGATCGGGGCGGTGACGCCGTTCGCTGCGGACGCGGTCGTGGAGGAGCTGGGACCGGAGCGAAGCCGGCTCGTGCTGGGGGCGTGGTCGTGGCCCGCGTTGGCGGCGAGGGTCGGTGCGTTCGACGCTGACGTCGAGGTGGTCGGGCCACCGGAGCTGACATCCGCCTTCGCGATGCTGGCGCGGCGCTACGCCGCTGCGGCAGGCCGGATGTCCTGATCGAGAAGCGGCAAGGCCCGGTAGGCGGAGTCGCCGACCAGGCCTTACCAACGTCACCCTTCAGAAGGTGCAGTTTGTCGTTCTACTGGGAAAACACTTGCAGTTCCGAGAGCTGACCGGCCGGCCAGCCGGTGTTGGCGGTGAACGTCAGCCTCACGTAGCGCACGGTGGCGGCGGTGAAGGTGGCGGTCGCCGTGTTCCCCGTGGCGGGGTCGAAGGTGTAGGCGTGGGAGGGGGCGAGGGTGGTGAAGTTCGTGCCGTCGGTGCTGCCCTGGATCTGGATGGTTTGGGTGCGGGCGCCCCATGAGGAGGAGGGCGGGAGGTCCATCACGATGCGGCTGACGCTGGCGGAGGCGCCGAGGTCGACCTGGAGCCACTGCGGGAAGGCGTTGTCGGTGCTCTCCCAGTAGCTGCTGGTGTTGCCGTCGACGGTGTTGCCGGGGGTGTAGTTCTGGGTGGTGCCGCTGGCTGTTGTGGGCTTGTTGAGGGCGAGGTTGGTGTTGCCGCCGGTGGAGGTGCCGGTGCCGGAGAGCGCTACGGTCAGTGGGCTGCCGGGGGCGTTGCTGGCGACTGAGAGGGTGCCGTTCGCGCTGCTGGCGGTGGTCGGGGTGAAGGTCACCTTGACTGTGCAGGAGGCGCCGGCGGCTAGGGAGGTGCCGCAGGTGTTGGTCTGCGAGAAGGGTGCGCTCGTGCTGATCGAGGAGATCGCTGCCGCAGTGCCGCCTGGGTTGGACACCGTCACGGTCTGCGCGCTGCTCGTCGAGCCGACTGCCACGCTGCCGAACGACACGTTCGACGGGTTCGCTGTCAGGGCACTGCCGTTGGCCGCGCCGCCGGGGAAGATCTGGAACTCCGACAGCTGCGCCGCGCTCCAGCCGGTGTTGCCGGTGAAGCTCAGGCGTACGTAACGGGCGCTCGTGCCGGACGGCAGCGCGATGGTCGCAGTGTTTCCGCTCGCGGGGTCGAAGGTGTGCGCGGCCGAGCCGACGATCTGCGTGAAGTTCGTCCCGTCAGTGCTGCCCAGAATGGACAGCGTCTGCGTACGCGCGCCCCATGCCGAGGACGGCGGCAGGTTCAGCGTCGTGGAGCCGATCGGCTGCGTCGAGCCCAGGTCCACCGTGATGGTCTGCGGGTAGCCCGCGCCGTCGGCGCTCTCCCAGTAGCTGCCGGTGTTCCCGTCGGTGGCGTTGCCCGCCACGAACGTGCCCTGCGTGCTGCTCGCCGTGGCCGGCTGGCCCAGCGCCAGGTTCGTCGTGGAGGTGATGCCGCGTCCGGACAGCGCGACGCTCAGCGGACCGCCCGGAGCGCTGGTCGCGACGGTCAGCGTCCCGGTGGCGTTGCCGCCGGTGGTCGGGGCGAACGTCACCTGCGCGGTGCAGGAGGCGCCGGCGGCCAGGGAGCTGCCGCAGTTGTTGGTCTGCGAGAAGGGCCCGGTGGCGCTGATCGAGGAGATCGGCGCGGCGCTGGTGCCCGGGTTCGTCACCGTCACCGACTGCGGCGCGCTGGTCGTGCCGGACTTCACGTCGCCGAACGACAGCGCGGCCGGCGAGGCGTGCAGAGCGCCGGGCTGCACCGGATCCGGGAACGTGGTGAGCACCGGGGTGGTACTCCAGCCGGAGTTCCCGCTGCCGAGGTTGAAGGTGTAGGCGCCCGCGACGTTGCCGGGGTAGCTGTTGTTGTACGTGCCTGAGACGCCGAGCCCGCTGGCTGTCAGGCCGCTGACACTCGCCGCGCCGCCGGTCTCCGCCTGGAAGACGGTGGTACCGGTGTTCTGCACCTTCACGTTGCTGATGTTCAGCCCGTTGACGACGTGCCCGGTCCCGTCTCCGCCGACGATCTCAAAGGCCTCATACGGGCTGTCCAGGATCGCCCCGCCGCTGTAGTTGACCGTCACGTTGCTGAAATCGGAGTCGTAGGAGTCGAACTGCACGGCGCCCATCGGGTGCGCCCAGTTCGGGTTGTACGCGCCGGCGCGGATCAGGTAGTTGCCGGAGACCGTGATGGTCCCGGACAACGGCGAGAACGGCTGCAGGAACGCCTCGTTGGAGATCGTCAGACCGCTGCCCAGGGCGTTGTCGTCGGCGATCACGTTGTTGGAGATCGTGTTGTTCGCCCCGCCGTAGTCCGCGATGCCGTTGGCCAGCGTCGGCGCCACGATCGTGTTGTTGGCGAAGGTGATGTTGGAGTCGGCGGTCGGGTAGGACCAGATCGCCAGGGCGTCGTCGCCGGTGCCGCGCAGGAAGTTGTTCTTCACGGTGTTGCCGCTGGCGTTGCCGCTGGCGTTGCCGTTGAAGTTCAGGCCGTCGGCGTCGGTGGACTCCACGACCGTGTTCTCCACGGTGCCGTTGCTGTTCCCGTATTGCAGCCAGAAGCCGACGTTGGTGTCCTGGATCCACAAGCCGTTGACGGTGAAGCCGTTGCCCAGCGAGCCGTCGATGCCGTTCGCCGAGCTGTCGTCATGGCGTCCGACGGTGCTGCCCAGGATCGCGAAGCCGCTGAGGTTCACCGGCCCGGAGACCGCCGAGGAGTTGCGGATGAACATGTTGGTCTTGATCTGCGAGTACCAGTTGCCGGCGCCGACGATCGTCGCCTTCTGGGTCTGGATCGGGTTGGTGACCAGGTAGGTGCCCGGCGGGATCCAGACCGACTGGTTCGCGGCGTTGGCGGCGTTGATCGCGGTGTTGAAGGCGTTGCTGGAGTCGTTGGCGCCAGTGGGGTCCGCGCCCTCGGTGACGACCGAGACCGAACCGGCGGGCTGGCTCGCCGCGGTCGGGACGTTGTAGAAGTCTGCGACGTCGACGGTGTAGGGCACGGCGCTGTCGGAGGAGTCGACCTGCACCTTCACCGTGGTCCCGGCGGCCAGGGTCTGGCCGAACATCATGCGGGTGTCGTCGAAGAACTTGTGCGTCTTGCTGCCGGTGATGCCGCCGGTGCTGATGTAGCTGTACGCCGACGTCAGCGACAGCTCCTTGCTCTGCTTGGTGCCGTTGACGTACACCGACAGCGAGCCGGAGGCGCCCTGCGCGAGCGAGTAGCGCAGGTCGAAGGCGTTGGCGGCGCTGGTGAGCGTGAACTGCACGTACTGGCCCGAACCGGTGAGCTGCACCGCCTCACGGCCGGAGGCCTCGCTGGCGAGCGAGCCCTGCGTGAAGTCCGGCCCGACGCGCGTCCCGGTGGTGGTCGAAGCCTCCGCCTCGTACTCGGTGAACGGCAGACTCGCGCCGGTCCCGCTCGGCACGCTGAACGGCGACTGGGCCCAGTACGGCGGGGTGCCCGGTCCGTTCATGGCGTGCGCCGGCGAGGCGCCGACCAGCAGGGCCGCGCCGGCGACCGTGCTCGCCGCGGCCGTGGCCAGCGCCGTGAGCCGTCTGCGCAGAGGTGGGGCGGGGGTGCGGCTTCCGGTGGCACTCATGCGTCCTCCTGGCGATGGATGGATGTGCCCTGGGGGTGGATCGCAGGGCACATCGTTGCAAGGGGGACATGAGAGCGCAAGACTCTGACATGTACACGAAATTTACTGTTCGATTAAGGGAAACTGCGGATCACTGCATGGAATCTTAGGCTCGCCCGGAAAGCCGATCGCCGCCTGCGAGGACGGCGACGACGGGCGAAGCGGTGCTCCGGCGAACCGGCCACTTGCCTAACTGGTCGCCACGAACTATTTTCGCGGCCACCACTGACGACCCCCTCAGCCGGCGAGGAGCCGCGCATGTCCGTAGTCTCACCGCCGCCGGTTCGGGTGCGGGCGGATCAGCAGCGCCTGCGGGGCGGGGCGTTGGGGTTGCTGGACATCGCCGGGTCGACGATGGCCAATATCGGGCCGGCGATGAGCTTCTACTTCAGCTTCGGGTTTCTCGCCACGGCGTCCGGGCTGGCTTCGCCGCTGACGATCGTCGCGGCCGGGGTCGCGGTGGCTTTGCTGGGGAACACGCTGGCGCAGTTCTCGCGGGCGCATCCTTCCGCCGGCAGCTTCGTCACGTTCGTCGGGACGACGTTCGGCGGCGCGAGCGCGGTGGCGACGGCGCTGCTGGCGGCGCTCGGCTACATCATCGGGATCTCCGCGGTGATCGCGGTGTCCGGCGGGTTCCTGGCCACGACGCTGGAGTACTACGCGGGGTGGAGTCCGGCGTGGGTGGTGTGGACGCTGGTGCTGACGGCAGCGTCGGCGGCGCTGATCGTGCGGGGGATCGTGCTCTCGACGAAGGTCGCAGGGTTCTTCTTCGCGGTGGAGCTGGTGATGCTGCTGGTGGTGTCGGTCGCGGCGATCGTCAAGCACGGCGGTCATCTGTCGGCGGCGCCGTTCCTGCCGAGCCATATCCGGGGTGGGATGTCAGGGCTCGCCGAGGGGTTCCCGTTAGCGGTGTATCTGTTCATCGGGTGGGAGAACTCGGCGGCGTTGGCGGAGGAGAGCGAGAATCCGCGGCGCGATGTGGGGCGCGCGGTGTTCTCCTCCATCGCGGTGATGTCGCTGAGCTATGTGCTGTTCGCCTATGCCACCGTCACAGGGTTCGGATACGACGTGCACAAGGTCGGCGCGGCGGATGTGCCGTTCATGGTGGTCGCGCGCGGAACGTTGGGCGTCCTGGCGTTCCTGGCCTACATCGCCGGGCTCACCTCGACGGTCGGCTCGTTGATCGCCGGCGCGAACTCGCAGACCCGGCTGCTGTTCAACGCCGGTCGCGAGCGGCTGCTGCCGGCTTTTCTGGGCTACGTGCATCCGACGCGGCGGACGCCGACGAACGCCATCCTCACGTTCATCGCCGCGGCGCTGGTCATCATCGGCGGATGGGGTCTGGGACACCTCGTGGGTCATCACGGCCGGATGGACGCGACCGCCTTCTTCGCCGAGGCGTCCTCGATGGGTTCGATCCTGATTCTGCTGGTGTATCTCGCCGCGAACATCGCGCTGCCGTTCTACTACCGCAGATACCGGCCGACCGAGTTCCGGGCTGTCCGGCATGTGGTACTGCCGCTGCTCGGCGCGGTGGCGATCGTGGTGCCGCTTTACTACTTGGTGAAACCAGGGCAGCCTGCGCCGTATAGCTGGTTCCCGTATGTCTCGCTTGCCCTGCTGGTCGCGTCCGTCGCCTACGCGTTGGTCCTGACGCGGCGCGATCCGACGCTGGGCGAGCGGGTCGGAGCGGTCGTCGCCGACGGTTATGAGGAATGAGTGAGCGTGTCGACCTGCACCGCTGTCGTGTTCCGCGCGATTTAGAGTGTCTAGCGTGGCGAACACCGCGGGCAAGTTCGGGCCCTACCCGGCACCGGTGCTGACGGCGCCGGTCCGCAGCACGGGCACGAGCTCGAGCACAGCCGCGGCCCGGCTGCCGGTACGCCAGCAGACCGGCGCCGAGCTGATCCGTTCGCGCATCGCGCTGCGGGTCCGCCTCGGCGTGCTCGCCTCTGGCGAGCGTCTGCCGGACACCGGCGTCATCGCCGAGGAACTCGGCATGAGCGAGATGACCGTGCGCCGCGCGCTGGAGACCATGTGCCAGGACGGTTTGCTGGACCGGCGCCGCGGCCGCGTCGGCGGCACGTTCGTCGCGACGAACTGGGACGCGGTCATCGAGGCGTTCCGCGACGCCGACCAGGCGGCGTCCCTGGAGGACTTCCACCTGCTGCTGGAGTGCGGCCTGGTCGCCCGCTCCGCCGGCGAACTGCCGCCGGACTGGGCCTCGGGCCTGCAAGCGGTGGTCGAGGAGATGAACGCCACCGTCGACCACGCGGAACTGCTCCGCCTGGAAACCTGCTTCCACCTCGGCCTGGCCGAGGCGCTGGGGAACGGTATGGCCGGCGAGGAGGTCGCCGACCTGTTGGGGCGGCTGTGCCTGCTGGCAACCGTGCCGGACGCGGGGCGGTTGCAGGAGGCGAACAAGCACCACGCCGACTTGCTCACCGCGCTGGAGTTGGGGCGGTTGGACGCGGCGGTCGGTGCGGTGAAGGCGCATTGCCTAGCCGCGACGAGTCCTACGTCCTGAGTGCTAGGACCAAAGCCGGATTCCTTTGCCGGCGACGGGATGCGATCGTGGTGACGCGTCGTTGACGATCATCGGCTGGTCGCCGGCCGCCCCGTTTCCGGACTGAGGATTCATGAGCACTGAGGCTGCCACTGCCGCGACCCCCGCACGGTTCGCGGGTTCGTGGAGCGAGCTGTTCCGAGGCGGGACCGGCTTGTTGGTGGTCGGTCTGCTGCTGATGGAGTTCGCCACGGCGATGCAGTACTTCGCGGTGGCTGTGGTGATGCCGTTGGTGGCGCACGATCTGCACGCCGAACGTTCCTACGGCTGGCTGCTCGGCTCCTACGGGATGGCGATGATCGCCGCCGCGCCGCTGACACCGGCGATCACGGCGCGGTTGGGGCGGTTGCGGACGGCGGGGGTGGCCTCGGTCGTGTTCGTGGTCGGCGGGGTGTTGGCGGCGGTGGCCGGTTCCGCGGTGCTGTTCGTTGTCGCGCGGCTGTTCCAGGGGTTCGGGTCTGGCGTCCTGACCACCTTCGGAGTGAGCGCCGTCGCGCACTCGATTCCCGAGCGGCTGCGCAAGCGCGTGTACTCGCTGATCTCGGCGATGTGGCTGCTGCCGGCTTTCCTCGGGCCGGTGTACGCCTCGACGGTGTCGGACTTGCTCGGCTGGCGCTGGACGCTGACGCTGATTCTGCCGTTGGTGGTCGTCGGGCGCGCGCTGGTGGTGCGGCGGGCTGGGGCGATGCGGCAGGAGGCGGCGCAGGGGGTCGAGGGGGTCGAGAAGGACAGCGCGGTGCGGACACCGCCGTTCATTCGGGTCCTGATACTCATCGGCGGATGCTTGCTGCTGTTGGGCGGGACCAGTGTGAAGAGTGGCGTCGGGCAGATCGTCGCAGTGTGCGGGCTCCTCGTGGTCGCGGTGGCGGCGCGGAAGCTGCTGCCGTCCGGCGAACGTGGTCCGCGGTTGGCGGTCCTGGCGATGCTGACGCTGTCGCTGGGTTATTCAGGGCTGGACGCGATGGCGACGGTCATCGCGCGCAGCGGGTTCGGCTCGTCGATCGCGGCGGCGTCGGCGGTGCTCACGTGCGACGCGGTCGCCTGGTCGACGGTGGCGTTCCTGCAGCCGAAGTTCCACGAGCGGTGGAATCTGAGCACCGGCGCGGCAGGCGTGGTCGGCGCGCTGTTGGTCGCCGTGCCGGTGGCGGGGATGCCGGTGATGCTGGCCGCGCACCTGTCATCGGGTACTGCGATGCCGCTGATGTGGGTGGCGTTCCTCATCTCCGGATCGGGCATGGGCTTCATCTACACGAACCTGCCGGTGACGGCGGTGGACGTCCGGGACAAGTCGACGACCGACGCCTTCGCCGCCGGGCTCGTGCTCGCCGAATCCATGGGAGCGAGTCTGGGCTCGATGATCGGTGGCGGTCTGTACGCCTACGGTCTCCAGCGCGGACTGTCGGCGTGGCACTCCCTTTCCGTGGCGGTCGGGGCGCTGAGCGTCTCGCTGTTCGCGACTGTTTTCATCGCCGTCGCGATTCAGCGGCACCTACGCCTCCGCGGCTGACTGTGGCAGGGTGCTGAGGCATGGCGGAACACGACCCGGCGCCGCAAGACCCGAGATACGCGGAACTGAACGACGTGCTGGACACCCAGCGGCGGCTGATCACAGAGCTCTGCGAAACCATCGGTCGCCAAGCGACCCTGATCAGCGAACTCCAAGAGGACCTGCGCGGCGGCCGAGGCTGGAAGCCCAAAGGCAGAAGCAGACACACCGGCGCCACCTACGAAGGACTCGGCGTCCGCACCGAAGCCATCCTCCGGCTCGCCGAAGCCGAAGCCGCGAGCCTCCGCGACGAGGCGCGCCAGGACGCTGCGGCACGCATCGCGGCAGCCGAGCTTGAGGTTGCTCGGATCCGTTCTGAGGGAGGCGGATCGGGCGAGACTGAGGCCTGATTTTGGCTTGGCGCGCGGCGTGCTCCGCTGTGACCTGGACGGTTGTCCAGCGCCGAATAATTGCTCAGGGCGAGCCATTACCCCTTGTTTATCTGTTCTCTGTGAGCTATTTTCTCGGCAAGTCCCAGCCGTCGAGGAGTCGCCCATGTCCACAATGGATTCCCCCTCCACCGTGCCCGCTCCGGCGCCGGCCGCGCCCGGGCCGGGTGACGACCGTCTGCGTGGCGGGTCGTTGAGCCTGCTCGATATCGCCAGTTCGACGATGGCGAACATCGGGCCGGCGATGAGTTTCTACTTCGGGTTCGGTTTGTTGGCCACCACGGCCGGGGTGGCTTCGCCGCTGACGATCGTGGTCGCCGGGCTCACGGTCGCGTTGCTGGGCAATACGTTGGCCCAGTTCTCGCGGGCGCATCCGTCTGCGGGCGGGTTCATCACGTTCGTGGGGAAGACGTTCGGGCCGACGAGTGCGGTGACCACCGCGTTGCTGATCACCGCCGGGTACATCATCGCCATCTCCTCGGTCATCGCCATCTCCGGCGGGTTCCTGTCGATGACGCTGAACTACTACTTCGGCTGGAACGTGCCCTGGTTCCTGTTCACGCTGGTGCTCACGGCGCTGGCGGTGACACTGATCATCCGCGGGATCGGGGTCTCCACCAAGCTCGCCGGGTACTTCTTCGCGGTCGAGATGCTGGTGCTGGTCGTGGTGTCGGTGGCGACCATCGCCAAGCACGGCGCGCACCTGTCGATCAAGCCGTTCACGCCGAGCCACGTCAAGGGCGGCATGTCAGGGCTCGCCGAAGGTTTCCCGCTGGCCGTCTACATGTTCGTGGGCTGGGAGAACTCGGCGGCGCTGGCCGAGGAGACCGAGAATCCGCGGCGCAATGTCGGGCGGGCCGTCTTCTCCTCGATCGGGATCATGTCGGTCGGCTACGTGCTGTTCGCCTACGCCACGGTCACCGGGTTCGGCTACGACGCGGACAAGACCGGCGCCGCCGCCGTGCCGTTCATCGACGTCGCGCACGGGACCTTCGGCGTCCTGGCCTTCTTCGCCTACATCGCCGGCCTGACCTCCACCCTCGGCTCGCTGATCTCCGGCACGAACTCCCAGACCCGGCTGCTGTTCAACGCCGGACGCGAACGGCTGCTGCCGGCCTTCCTCGGCCGGGTGCACCCGACGCGGCGCACGCCGTTCAACGCCATCCTGGTCTTCGTCTCGGCGGCCCTGCTGATCATCGGCGGCTGGGGACTGCTGCACATCGTCGGCGGCAAGGGGACGATGGACCCGGTGTCCTTCTTCGCCGAGTCCTCGACGATGGGCACGATCCTGATCCTGCTGGTGTATCTGGCCTCGAACGTCGCGCTGCCGTTCTACTACCGCCGGTATCAGCGCTCTGAGTTCCGCGTCGTGCGGCACGCGGTGCTGCCGCTGATCGGCGCAGCGGCGATCGTCGTGCCGCTGTACTACCTGGCCAAGCC
This window harbors:
- a CDS encoding FadR/GntR family transcriptional regulator — encoded protein: MANTAGKFGPYPAPVLTAPVRSTGTSSSTAAARLPVRQQTGAELIRSRIALRVRLGVLASGERLPDTGVIAEELGMSEMTVRRALETMCQDGLLDRRRGRVGGTFVATNWDAVIEAFRDADQAASLEDFHLLLECGLVARSAGELPPDWASGLQAVVEEMNATVDHAELLRLETCFHLGLAEALGNGMAGEEVADLLGRLCLLATVPDAGRLQEANKHHADLLTALELGRLDAAVGAVKAHCLAATSPTS
- a CDS encoding APC family permease → MDSPSTVPAPAPAAPGPGDDRLRGGSLSLLDIASSTMANIGPAMSFYFGFGLLATTAGVASPLTIVVAGLTVALLGNTLAQFSRAHPSAGGFITFVGKTFGPTSAVTTALLITAGYIIAISSVIAISGGFLSMTLNYYFGWNVPWFLFTLVLTALAVTLIIRGIGVSTKLAGYFFAVEMLVLVVVSVATIAKHGAHLSIKPFTPSHVKGGMSGLAEGFPLAVYMFVGWENSAALAEETENPRRNVGRAVFSSIGIMSVGYVLFAYATVTGFGYDADKTGAAAVPFIDVAHGTFGVLAFFAYIAGLTSTLGSLISGTNSQTRLLFNAGRERLLPAFLGRVHPTRRTPFNAILVFVSAALLIIGGWGLLHIVGGKGTMDPVSFFAESSTMGTILILLVYLASNVALPFYYRRYQRSEFRVVRHAVLPLIGAAAIVVPLYYLAKPGQSTPYDWFPYLALGVLAVALVYAVILTRRDPGLGERVGAIVADAE
- a CDS encoding MFS transporter, giving the protein MSTEAATAATPARFAGSWSELFRGGTGLLVVGLLLMEFATAMQYFAVAVVMPLVAHDLHAERSYGWLLGSYGMAMIAAAPLTPAITARLGRLRTAGVASVVFVVGGVLAAVAGSAVLFVVARLFQGFGSGVLTTFGVSAVAHSIPERLRKRVYSLISAMWLLPAFLGPVYASTVSDLLGWRWTLTLILPLVVVGRALVVRRAGAMRQEAAQGVEGVEKDSAVRTPPFIRVLILIGGCLLLLGGTSVKSGVGQIVAVCGLLVVAVAARKLLPSGERGPRLAVLAMLTLSLGYSGLDAMATVIARSGFGSSIAAASAVLTCDAVAWSTVAFLQPKFHERWNLSTGAAGVVGALLVAVPVAGMPVMLAAHLSSGTAMPLMWVAFLISGSGMGFIYTNLPVTAVDVRDKSTTDAFAAGLVLAESMGASLGSMIGGGLYAYGLQRGLSAWHSLSVAVGALSVSLFATVFIAVAIQRHLRLRG
- a CDS encoding APC family permease codes for the protein MSVVSPPPVRVRADQQRLRGGALGLLDIAGSTMANIGPAMSFYFSFGFLATASGLASPLTIVAAGVAVALLGNTLAQFSRAHPSAGSFVTFVGTTFGGASAVATALLAALGYIIGISAVIAVSGGFLATTLEYYAGWSPAWVVWTLVLTAASAALIVRGIVLSTKVAGFFFAVELVMLLVVSVAAIVKHGGHLSAAPFLPSHIRGGMSGLAEGFPLAVYLFIGWENSAALAEESENPRRDVGRAVFSSIAVMSLSYVLFAYATVTGFGYDVHKVGAADVPFMVVARGTLGVLAFLAYIAGLTSTVGSLIAGANSQTRLLFNAGRERLLPAFLGYVHPTRRTPTNAILTFIAAALVIIGGWGLGHLVGHHGRMDATAFFAEASSMGSILILLVYLAANIALPFYYRRYRPTEFRAVRHVVLPLLGAVAIVVPLYYLVKPGQPAPYSWFPYVSLALLVASVAYALVLTRRDPTLGERVGAVVADGYEE